A single Streptomyces sannanensis DNA region contains:
- a CDS encoding alpha/beta hydrolase — protein MTEFLDIDGGRLAYDVTGEGPLIVLAHGMGDNRGAYRDMAVRLAEAGFRVAAMDMRGNGASSTGWTSYTRTDVAADLLALIRHLGGPAVIVGHSFSGGAATIAAAQGPELVSAIVEISPFTRAQKIDLGALVSHARYRKGMTLLMGTGLLRSVGLWKRYLDHAYPDVKPAGFAAHVAALDADLRRPGRMAVVSKMGMSAPTDAGAALAGIQCPALIIEGSLDPDWADPRAEGEGILAEMPAGLGRLEMIEGAGHYAHAQFPAEATAAILAFLKVGAHG, from the coding sequence ATGACCGAATTCCTGGACATCGACGGCGGACGGCTCGCGTACGACGTGACCGGCGAGGGCCCGCTGATCGTGCTGGCCCACGGCATGGGCGACAACAGGGGGGCATACCGCGACATGGCCGTCCGTCTCGCGGAAGCCGGGTTCCGGGTCGCCGCCATGGACATGCGAGGAAATGGCGCGTCCAGCACCGGCTGGACGTCCTACACCCGCACCGACGTGGCAGCGGACCTCCTGGCTCTCATCAGGCACTTGGGTGGCCCCGCCGTCATCGTGGGCCACTCGTTCTCCGGCGGCGCCGCCACCATCGCGGCAGCCCAGGGGCCCGAACTGGTCAGCGCCATCGTCGAGATCAGCCCGTTCACCCGTGCCCAGAAGATCGACCTGGGCGCCCTGGTGTCCCACGCCCGCTACCGCAAGGGAATGACGCTGCTCATGGGCACCGGCCTGCTGCGCAGCGTCGGACTGTGGAAGCGCTACCTCGACCACGCCTACCCGGACGTGAAGCCCGCCGGTTTCGCTGCCCACGTCGCGGCCCTCGACGCGGACCTGCGCAGGCCGGGCCGGATGGCCGTCGTCAGTAAAATGGGCATGTCCGCGCCCACCGACGCCGGCGCCGCGCTCGCCGGCATCCAGTGTCCCGCTCTGATCATCGAGGGCTCCCTCGACCCCGACTGGGCCGACCCCAGGGCCGAGGGCGAGGGCATCCTGGCGGAGATGCCCGCAGGACTCGGCCGACTCGAGATGATCGAGGGAGCGGGCCACTACGCACACGCCCAGTTCCCCGCCGAAGCCACTGCGGCCATCCTGGCCTTCCTCAAGGTCGGCGCGCATGGCTAG
- a CDS encoding XdhC/CoxI family protein codes for MREILPALSRWYAAGEPFGLATVVAVSRSAPRGPGAAMAVGPGEEVVGSVSGGCVEGTVFDLAKEVIADGEARLQTFGYSDEDAFAAGLTCGGEITLLVRSVSPATDAGFGAVAESVAGHRPVTVATVTDGPAPRGAALAVWPDAVSGSLGSAGLDAAVVADARGELAQGATVLRHYGPRGERREDAVSVFLQSFAPPPRMLVFGAIDYAAAVARIGDFLGYRVTVCDARPVFATPKRFPEAVEVVVDWPHRYLQRTEIDSRTVICVLTHDPKFDVPLLEEALRRPAAYIGAMGSRRTHEDRTKRLRAAGLDDEQLARVRSPIGLDLGARTPEEVAVSVAAEIIALRWGGSGTPLTATAGVIHPAGPAPV; via the coding sequence ATGCGTGAGATCCTGCCGGCGCTGAGTCGGTGGTACGCGGCCGGCGAGCCGTTCGGGCTGGCCACGGTCGTCGCGGTGAGCCGAAGCGCGCCGCGGGGACCCGGCGCGGCGATGGCAGTGGGCCCGGGCGAGGAGGTCGTCGGCAGTGTCTCCGGCGGTTGTGTGGAGGGCACGGTGTTCGACCTCGCGAAGGAGGTCATCGCCGACGGGGAGGCGCGGTTGCAGACCTTCGGGTACAGCGACGAGGACGCGTTCGCCGCTGGTCTGACCTGCGGCGGGGAGATCACACTGCTCGTACGGTCCGTGTCGCCGGCCACCGATGCGGGCTTCGGTGCCGTCGCCGAGTCGGTCGCCGGGCACCGTCCGGTGACGGTGGCGACGGTGACCGACGGCCCGGCACCGCGCGGAGCCGCGCTGGCCGTGTGGCCGGACGCGGTGTCCGGTTCGCTGGGGTCGGCCGGTCTGGACGCGGCGGTCGTCGCCGACGCGCGGGGCGAGCTCGCGCAGGGCGCGACCGTGCTGCGGCACTACGGTCCGCGGGGGGAGCGCCGGGAGGACGCCGTCAGCGTGTTCCTGCAGTCGTTCGCGCCGCCCCCGAGGATGCTGGTCTTCGGGGCGATCGACTACGCCGCCGCGGTCGCCCGGATCGGTGACTTTCTCGGCTACCGGGTGACGGTGTGCGATGCCCGGCCGGTGTTCGCCACGCCCAAGCGATTCCCCGAGGCCGTGGAGGTCGTGGTCGACTGGCCGCACCGGTATCTGCAGCGCACCGAGATCGATTCCCGCACGGTGATCTGTGTGCTGACGCATGACCCGAAGTTCGATGTGCCGCTGCTGGAGGAGGCTCTGCGCCGCCCGGCCGCCTACATCGGGGCGATGGGCAGCCGCCGTACGCACGAGGACCGTACGAAACGGCTGCGGGCGGCCGGGCTGGACGACGAGCAGCTGGCCCGGGTGCGCTCACCGATCGGGCTCGACCTCGGGGCCCGTACGCCGGAGGAGGTCGCCGTGTCGGTGGCGGCGGAGATCATCGCCCTGCGCTGGGGCGGCAGCGGCACACCGCTGACCGCGACGGCAGGTGTGATCCACCCAGCGGGGCCGGCGCCGGTGTGA